Proteins encoded in a region of the Streptomyces sp. NBC_00513 genome:
- a CDS encoding alpha/beta fold hydrolase, which yields MTAPSPDFGTPPTAASAARIDIPGGRAVTHRDVAANGARFHVAELGDGPLVLLLHGFPQFWWTWRHQLTALADAGYRAVAMDLRGVGGSDRTPRGYDPANLALDVTGVIRSLGEPDAALVGHDLGGYLAWTAAVMRPKLVRRLVVSSMPHPRRWRSAMLADFGQTRASSHIWGFQRPFIPERQLVADDGALVGQLIRDWSGPVPPAEEELAVYRRAMCIPSTAHCSIEPYRWMMRSMARPDGLQFNRRMRRPVRVPTLHLHGSLDPVMRTRSAAGSGEYVEAPYRWRLFDGLGHFPHEEDPAAFTTELVNWLKDPEPDR from the coding sequence ATGACCGCCCCCTCGCCCGACTTCGGCACCCCGCCCACTGCCGCCTCCGCGGCACGGATCGACATCCCGGGCGGGAGGGCGGTGACGCACCGGGACGTCGCGGCCAATGGTGCGAGGTTCCACGTGGCCGAGCTCGGTGACGGGCCCCTGGTGCTGCTCCTGCACGGCTTTCCGCAGTTCTGGTGGACGTGGCGGCACCAACTGACCGCGCTCGCCGATGCCGGATACCGCGCCGTCGCGATGGACCTGCGCGGGGTGGGCGGCAGCGACCGCACTCCGCGCGGTTACGACCCGGCGAACCTGGCGCTCGACGTCACCGGGGTCATCCGGTCCCTGGGTGAGCCGGATGCCGCGCTCGTCGGGCACGACCTGGGCGGCTACCTCGCCTGGACGGCGGCCGTGATGCGGCCCAAGCTGGTGCGCCGACTGGTGGTCTCGTCGATGCCGCATCCGAGGCGCTGGCGCTCCGCGATGCTCGCCGACTTCGGGCAGACCCGCGCGAGCTCCCACATCTGGGGCTTCCAGAGGCCGTTCATCCCCGAGCGGCAGCTCGTCGCGGACGACGGGGCGCTCGTGGGGCAGCTGATCCGGGACTGGTCGGGGCCCGTGCCGCCGGCGGAGGAGGAACTGGCCGTGTACCGGCGGGCGATGTGCATCCCGTCCACCGCGCACTGCTCGATCGAGCCGTACCGCTGGATGATGCGTTCCATGGCTCGGCCTGACGGGCTCCAGTTCAACCGGCGCATGAGGCGGCCGGTGCGGGTGCCGACGCTGCACCTGCACGGCTCGCTCGACCCGGTGATGCGTACGCGCAGCGCGGCGGGTTCCGGGGAGTACGTCGAAGCTCCTTACCGGTGGCGGCTGTTCGACGGGCTCGGGCACTTCCCCCACGAGGAGGATCCGGCGGCGTTCACGACCGAGCTGGTGAACTGGCTGAAGGACCCCGAGCCGGACCGCTGA
- a CDS encoding MarP family serine protease has protein sequence MNVLDILLLVAAVWFAIVGYRQGFVVGILSVIGFLGGGLIAVSLLPLVWDRVTDNGSQVSTTVVVVAVVVIIVFASIGQAFTTHLGNKLRRHITWSPARALDATGGALVNVVAMLLVAWLIGSVIVQAALPTTVGKEVQNSKVLIGVSEVLPAQANTLFSDFRSTLARNGFPQVFSPFSNEPITEVKPPDPALSNSAVPARAKRSIVKVVGTAPSCSKVLEGTGFVFAPGKVMTNAHVVGGVREPTVQIGGEGKLYDGKVVLYDWARDIAVIDVPKLKAPALEFIEKDATSGSDAIVAGFPENGAYDVRPARVRGRINANGPDIYHRGTVRRDVYSLYATVRQGNSGGPLLTPDGRVYGVVFAKSLDDPNTGYALTADEVRDDVRIGRTSVRPVDSQGCAL, from the coding sequence GTGAACGTGCTGGACATCCTGTTGTTGGTCGCCGCCGTGTGGTTCGCGATCGTCGGCTATCGCCAAGGCTTCGTCGTCGGCATCCTGTCGGTGATCGGCTTTCTCGGCGGTGGTCTCATCGCCGTGTCCCTGTTGCCGCTGGTCTGGGACCGGGTGACCGACAACGGCAGCCAGGTGTCCACCACCGTCGTGGTCGTCGCCGTCGTCGTCATCATCGTCTTCGCCTCGATCGGGCAGGCCTTCACCACCCATCTGGGCAACAAGCTGAGACGCCACATCACGTGGTCGCCGGCCCGCGCGCTCGACGCGACGGGCGGCGCGCTGGTCAACGTCGTCGCGATGCTGCTGGTGGCCTGGTTGATCGGATCCGTGATCGTCCAGGCCGCGTTGCCCACCACGGTGGGCAAGGAGGTGCAGAACTCCAAGGTGCTCATCGGGGTGTCGGAGGTGCTGCCCGCGCAGGCGAACACCCTGTTCTCGGACTTCAGGTCCACGCTGGCCCGCAACGGCTTCCCGCAGGTGTTCAGCCCGTTCTCCAACGAGCCCATCACCGAGGTGAAGCCGCCCGATCCGGCGCTGTCCAACAGCGCCGTCCCCGCGCGGGCCAAGCGCTCGATAGTGAAGGTCGTCGGGACCGCGCCCAGTTGCAGCAAGGTGCTGGAAGGCACCGGCTTCGTCTTCGCGCCGGGCAAGGTGATGACCAACGCGCACGTCGTCGGCGGCGTCCGCGAACCCACCGTGCAGATCGGCGGCGAGGGCAAGCTCTACGACGGCAAGGTCGTGCTCTACGACTGGGCGCGCGACATCGCCGTGATCGACGTGCCCAAACTGAAGGCGCCGGCGTTGGAGTTCATCGAGAAGGACGCGACGAGCGGCAGCGACGCGATCGTCGCCGGCTTCCCGGAGAACGGCGCGTACGACGTCCGGCCGGCGCGCGTCCGCGGCCGCATCAACGCCAACGGCCCGGACATCTACCACCGGGGCACCGTGCGACGCGATGTCTACTCGCTGTACGCGACCGTCCGCCAGGGCAACTCCGGCGGCCCGCTCCTGACGCCCGACGGCAGGGTGTACGGGGTCGTCTTCGCGAAGTCGCTGGACGACCCGAACACCGGTTACGCCCTGACCGCGGACGAGGTCCGCGACGACGTCAGGATCGGCAGGACCTCCGTGCGGCCGGTCGACAGTCAGGGCTGCGCCCTCTGA
- a CDS encoding CoA pyrophosphatase, with product MTRGTKDESVTGAPPAGPVEPYADPRGDVTVSTRGLPGWLDPVVEAVRTVRPEQLSRFLPPEDGRGRQSAVLILFGEGPRGPELLLQERASSLRSHAGQPSFPGGALDPEDGDPHTTGPLRAALREAEEETGLDPAGVQLFGVLPRLYIPVSQFVVSPVLGWWRDPSPIRVVDPAETARVFTVPVADLTDPEHRVTVVHARGFKGPAFTVESALVWGFTAGVIDRILHFAGWERPWDRSRQVPLDWRA from the coding sequence ATGACGCGGGGTACGAAGGACGAGAGCGTGACGGGCGCGCCCCCGGCCGGGCCCGTGGAGCCGTACGCCGACCCGCGCGGCGACGTCACCGTCAGCACCCGGGGCCTGCCCGGGTGGCTGGACCCGGTGGTCGAGGCCGTGCGCACGGTCCGCCCCGAGCAGTTGAGCCGCTTCCTGCCCCCCGAGGACGGGCGGGGCCGCCAGTCGGCCGTCCTGATCCTCTTCGGCGAGGGGCCGCGCGGCCCGGAACTGCTGCTGCAGGAACGCGCGAGCAGCCTCCGCTCGCACGCGGGACAGCCGTCCTTCCCGGGCGGCGCCCTCGACCCGGAGGACGGCGATCCGCACACCACCGGACCACTGCGCGCGGCCCTGCGCGAGGCCGAGGAGGAGACCGGGCTGGATCCCGCGGGGGTCCAGCTCTTCGGCGTGCTGCCGCGCCTGTACATCCCCGTCAGCCAGTTCGTGGTGTCCCCGGTGCTGGGCTGGTGGCGCGATCCCAGCCCGATCCGGGTGGTCGACCCGGCGGAGACGGCTCGGGTGTTCACGGTTCCCGTGGCGGATCTCACGGACCCCGAGCACCGGGTGACCGTGGTCCACGCCCGCGGCTTCAAAGGCCCCGCTTTCACCGTCGAATCGGCCCTGGTCTGGGGTTTTACCGCCGGAGTGATCGACCGGATCCTGCATTTCGCGGGGTGGGAGCGTCCGTGGGACCGGTCACGCCAGGTCCCGCTCGACTGGCGCGCGTGA
- the nth gene encoding endonuclease III, with translation MKVSPKVPPRPQGKASAKKPEAPKKPPKAPRPESHLAMVRRARRINRELAEVYPYAHPELDFRDPFELLVATVLSAQTTDLRVNQTTPALFAAYPTPEDMAAAAPEDLEELIRPTGFFRAKSRSLLGLSQALRDNFGGEVPSRIEDLVTLPGVGRKTANVVLGNVFGVPGITVDTHFGRLVRRWKWTEQEDPEKVEAEICAIFPKSEWTMLSHRVVFHGRRICHSRKPACGACPIAPLCPAYGEGETDPEKAKKLLKYEKGGHPGQRLSPPPDYPGLPAPPLGVAAP, from the coding sequence ATGAAGGTGTCCCCGAAGGTCCCGCCGCGCCCCCAGGGCAAAGCTTCGGCCAAGAAACCGGAAGCCCCGAAGAAACCGCCGAAGGCTCCGCGACCGGAATCGCACCTCGCGATGGTCCGCCGGGCGCGGCGCATCAACCGGGAACTGGCCGAGGTCTATCCGTACGCCCACCCGGAGCTCGACTTCCGCGACCCCTTCGAGCTGCTGGTCGCCACCGTCCTGTCCGCACAGACCACCGACCTGCGGGTGAACCAGACGACCCCGGCCCTCTTCGCCGCCTACCCGACCCCCGAGGACATGGCCGCGGCGGCCCCCGAGGACCTGGAGGAGCTGATCCGGCCGACCGGGTTCTTCCGGGCGAAGTCACGCTCGCTCCTCGGCCTCTCGCAGGCCCTGCGCGACAACTTCGGCGGCGAGGTCCCGTCCCGGATCGAGGACCTCGTCACGCTGCCCGGCGTGGGCCGCAAGACGGCCAACGTGGTCCTCGGCAACGTCTTCGGCGTCCCCGGGATCACCGTCGACACTCACTTCGGCCGGCTCGTCCGCCGCTGGAAGTGGACCGAACAGGAAGACCCGGAGAAGGTCGAGGCGGAGATCTGCGCGATCTTCCCCAAGAGCGAGTGGACGATGCTGTCCCACCGCGTCGTCTTCCACGGGCGCCGGATCTGCCACTCCCGCAAACCCGCCTGCGGGGCCTGCCCCATCGCGCCCCTCTGCCCGGCGTACGGGGAGGGCGAAACGGACCCCGAGAAGGCGAAGAAACTGCTGAAGTACGAGAAGGGCGGCCATCCGGGGCAGCGGCTGAGCCCGCCGCCGGACTACCCGGGTCTCCCGGCGCCTCCCCTGGGCGTCGCCGCGCCCTGA
- a CDS encoding Crp/Fnr family transcriptional regulator: MDDVLRRAPLFAALDDEQAAELRASMGEVTLARGDALFHEGDPGDRLYVVTEGKVKLHRTSPDGRENMLAVLGPGELIGELSLFDPGPRTATATALTEVKLLGLGHGDLQPWLNARPEVATALLRAVARRLRKTNDQMSDLVFSDVPGRVARALLDLSRRFGVQSEEGIHVVHDLTQEELAQLVGASRETVNKALADFAGRGWLRLEARAVILLDVERLAKRSR; this comes from the coding sequence GTGGACGACGTACTGCGGCGTGCCCCGCTCTTCGCGGCGCTCGATGACGAGCAGGCCGCGGAGCTCCGCGCCTCCATGGGCGAGGTGACCCTCGCGCGCGGAGACGCCCTGTTCCACGAGGGCGACCCCGGTGACCGGCTCTATGTCGTCACCGAGGGCAAGGTGAAGCTGCACCGCACCTCCCCCGACGGCCGCGAGAACATGCTGGCCGTCCTCGGCCCCGGTGAGCTGATCGGCGAACTGTCGCTGTTCGACCCGGGCCCGCGCACCGCCACCGCGACCGCCCTGACCGAGGTCAAGCTGCTGGGTCTGGGGCACGGTGACCTCCAGCCGTGGCTGAACGCCCGACCCGAGGTGGCCACGGCACTGCTGCGCGCCGTCGCCCGGCGCCTGCGCAAGACCAACGACCAGATGTCCGACCTGGTCTTCTCCGACGTGCCGGGGCGTGTCGCCCGGGCGCTCCTCGACCTGTCGCGCCGCTTCGGCGTGCAGTCCGAGGAGGGCATCCACGTCGTGCACGACCTCACGCAGGAGGAGCTGGCCCAGCTCGTCGGCGCGTCGCGCGAGACCGTGAACAAGGCGCTGGCCGACTTCGCGGGCCGAGGGTGGCTGCGCCTGGAGGCACGCGCGGTGATCCTGCTCGACGTGGAGCGACTGGCCAAGCGCTCGCGCTGA
- a CDS encoding nucleotidyltransferase domain-containing protein: protein MEHGGGEHKGLDPYGCFVREGSLSRVRAEFAPVVAAARERIPEAYGRRLHSVYLYGSVPRGTARPGKSDLDLLLALHREPGAEDRDTAEVLGRGLDEDFPQIDGVGVLLYGKDTLLSEPERYDLGWFLACLCTPLLGADLAEHLPRYRPDGVLARETNGGLAGLLPGWRSRIREASTPEEYRRLSRSFARHLVRTGLMLVMPRWGGWTSDLVESAEIFGRYYPGRRAAQMRAAAAVALEPVGDPGVLSTYVDDLGPWLADEYTARHGTRTPRPTG, encoded by the coding sequence ATGGAGCACGGAGGCGGGGAACACAAGGGGCTCGACCCGTACGGCTGTTTCGTACGCGAGGGCTCGCTCAGCCGCGTCCGGGCGGAGTTCGCGCCGGTCGTCGCGGCCGCGCGCGAGCGGATCCCCGAGGCGTACGGCCGGCGGCTGCACAGCGTCTACCTGTACGGGTCCGTGCCGCGCGGGACGGCCCGGCCCGGGAAGTCCGACCTCGACCTGCTGCTCGCCCTGCACCGGGAGCCCGGCGCCGAGGACCGGGACACCGCGGAAGTGCTCGGCCGGGGTCTCGACGAGGACTTCCCGCAGATCGACGGAGTCGGTGTCCTGCTGTACGGCAAGGACACCCTGCTGAGCGAGCCGGAACGGTACGACCTCGGCTGGTTCCTCGCCTGCCTGTGCACCCCGCTGCTCGGCGCCGACCTGGCCGAGCACCTGCCCCGCTACCGGCCCGACGGGGTCCTCGCCCGGGAGACCAACGGCGGGCTGGCGGGCCTGCTCCCCGGCTGGCGGTCCAGGATCCGGGAGGCCTCGACCCCGGAGGAGTACCGGAGGCTGAGCCGGTCCTTCGCCCGCCATCTGGTGCGGACCGGCCTCATGCTGGTCATGCCCCGCTGGGGTGGCTGGACCAGCGACCTCGTGGAGTCCGCGGAGATCTTCGGCCGCTACTACCCGGGGCGCCGCGCGGCGCAGATGCGGGCCGCGGCGGCGGTGGCGCTGGAACCGGTCGGGGACCCGGGGGTCCTGTCGACCTACGTCGACGACCTGGGGCCGTGGCTCGCGGACGAGTACACCGCCCGGCACGGGACGAGGACGCCGCGCCCGACTGGCTGA